A stretch of Thermomicrobium roseum DSM 5159 DNA encodes these proteins:
- a CDS encoding ABC transporter ATP-binding protein, with protein sequence MPLLELQRVHVHYGPIQALKGISLTVESGEIVTLLGANGAGKTSTLRAISGLVRPSAGRILLQDVDLTHRKPHEIVALGVGHVPEGRRIFPRLSVEENLRLGAFTVRDRAEIARRQEYVFSLFPRLAERRHQAGGTLSGGEQQMLAIGRALMMQPRILLLDEPSMGLAPVLVESIFEVIQRLNRDGTTILLVEQNARMALEVAHRGYVLETGRIVLSGPAAELAADPRVQAAYLGAA encoded by the coding sequence ATGCCACTGCTTGAGCTCCAGCGTGTCCATGTCCATTACGGGCCGATCCAGGCCCTCAAGGGAATCTCGCTGACCGTCGAATCCGGCGAGATCGTCACCCTGCTCGGTGCCAACGGCGCCGGCAAGACCTCCACGCTGCGCGCGATCTCTGGCCTCGTCCGCCCCTCCGCCGGACGCATCCTTTTGCAGGACGTCGACCTCACCCATCGCAAGCCGCACGAGATCGTCGCCTTGGGTGTCGGCCACGTGCCGGAGGGCCGCCGCATCTTCCCGCGCCTCAGCGTGGAGGAGAACCTCCGCCTCGGCGCCTTTACGGTGCGCGACCGCGCCGAGATCGCCCGGCGCCAGGAGTACGTCTTCAGCCTCTTCCCTCGTCTCGCCGAACGACGCCACCAGGCGGGCGGCACCCTCTCCGGTGGCGAGCAACAGATGCTCGCCATCGGTCGCGCGCTCATGATGCAGCCACGCATCCTGCTCCTCGACGAGCCGTCGATGGGACTCGCCCCGGTGCTCGTCGAGAGTATCTTCGAGGTGATCCAACGACTCAACCGCGATGGGACGACGATTCTCCTCGTCGAGCAGAATGCCCGCATGGCACTGGAAGTTGCGCATCGCGGGTACGTTTTGGAGACTGGCCGTATCGTCCTGAGCGGCCCAGCAGCCGAACTCGCTGCGGATCCGCGCGTTCAAGCTGCCTATCTCGGTGCAGCCTGA
- a CDS encoding NAD(P)-dependent oxidoreductase — translation MDDKPTLGLVGLGNLGRAIALRLLGAGYRLLVNDRRWEVAQALELHGATAIPTPLLLAEEVDMFLTCLPGDEELFEVYIGPEGALEHLRPGATVIDFSTASPMMMQRIDREARLRQIDVVDAPVGGGPVEANSGQLTMMVGAEPAVFERMMPLLGVLGRETYLVGPPGMGKVVKLINQLLAGVSLVVIGEALALAANAGADLATVYEALRSSTGGWKLWRDVVPELLRESGEVSFRLELMKRDMELAMRLGSDVGSPVPMTALAHQFYVAAMARGWGQLPAHEVARLVGRLANASFSASSARGDDLLAAE, via the coding sequence ATGGATGACAAGCCGACGCTCGGTCTCGTCGGGTTAGGAAACCTGGGGCGGGCGATCGCGCTGCGCTTGCTCGGCGCGGGATACCGGCTGCTGGTCAACGACCGTCGCTGGGAGGTGGCACAGGCATTGGAACTGCATGGTGCGACAGCCATTCCGACACCGCTTCTGCTGGCCGAAGAGGTCGATATGTTTCTGACCTGTTTGCCGGGGGACGAGGAACTGTTCGAGGTCTATATCGGGCCGGAGGGAGCACTCGAGCACTTGCGGCCAGGAGCGACGGTGATCGACTTCAGTACTGCCTCACCGATGATGATGCAACGCATCGATCGAGAAGCGCGGCTGCGTCAGATCGACGTGGTCGATGCGCCGGTCGGAGGGGGGCCAGTCGAGGCCAACAGTGGCCAGCTGACGATGATGGTTGGGGCCGAGCCGGCGGTGTTCGAGCGGATGATGCCGCTCCTCGGAGTGTTGGGTCGAGAGACCTATCTGGTCGGCCCGCCTGGCATGGGGAAAGTGGTCAAGCTGATCAACCAGCTGCTCGCGGGGGTGAGCTTGGTTGTCATCGGGGAAGCTCTGGCATTGGCGGCGAATGCTGGGGCCGATCTCGCGACCGTCTACGAGGCGCTGCGCTCGAGTACCGGTGGTTGGAAGCTCTGGCGGGACGTGGTGCCGGAACTCTTGCGGGAAAGTGGTGAAGTGTCCTTTCGACTGGAGCTGATGAAGCGTGACATGGAACTGGCAATGCGGCTCGGGAGCGATGTGGGCTCGCCCGTGCCGATGACCGCGCTCGCTCATCAGTTCTATGTGGCCGCGATGGCGCGGGGCTGGGGTCAGCTTCCGGCACACGAGGTCGCGCGGTTGGTCGGTCGGTTGGCCAATGCGAGCTTCAGCGCGAGCAGCGCGCGTGGCGACGATCTTCTCGCCGCGGAATGA
- a CDS encoding flagellar hook-length control protein FliK has protein sequence MVLPVVSTPNGVHERAGPRPGDLGSDAQAFLAILATLLGLVPTGEEGPGNGLMPADASAAEGRTRELTHRLEESVMPDSMLFGVAQAGLVLAGVASTDGQMKGQSHGERRSDTPRLGTVFAAGMVPSELGVLTGLAGTLSVDDGQASAVIGEPAIAQQSASLLEYAQSSGQAALGEPASGAVQAGDEGQPKGWQGPTVGALLQHTAAGAGGPVALDEAGRAAAHRIAHRVEPVGGSEGVGVTPERGSEAVQRVPAGVRVWVEEQASDGRGQALTVATERRVRHDDRPALAGALPVSDTPGSRLGEAGPVPAAGEEAAAGAIGQVQERVAQAIAHGTRQLRVRLEPPDLGVVDVRIREIAGRLEVTLAANQPEVRQALEAGRESLRASLAAGGFAVQRVEVQPLTMASGQNGISGSQSGMGWPGGQQGASSDPGWARPERTALDQLPVVGDSRGRVRQESSGLVDTWA, from the coding sequence ATGGTCTTACCGGTCGTGTCGACACCGAACGGAGTGCACGAGCGGGCTGGCCCGCGGCCCGGGGATCTGGGAAGCGACGCGCAGGCGTTCCTGGCGATCCTGGCGACACTGCTCGGGCTGGTGCCGACTGGGGAGGAAGGACCGGGAAACGGGTTGATGCCCGCAGACGCCAGCGCAGCCGAGGGCAGGACGCGCGAACTGACGCACCGGTTGGAAGAGTCGGTCATGCCGGACAGCATGCTGTTCGGTGTCGCACAGGCTGGGTTGGTGCTGGCCGGAGTAGCGAGCACGGACGGACAAATGAAGGGTCAGTCGCATGGCGAGCGACGCTCCGACACGCCGCGGTTGGGCACCGTCTTCGCTGCTGGGATGGTGCCATCCGAGCTCGGCGTACTGACCGGCCTCGCCGGCACGCTATCGGTCGATGATGGCCAGGCGAGCGCGGTGATCGGGGAACCAGCGATCGCTCAGCAGTCAGCGAGCCTGCTCGAGTACGCGCAGTCGAGTGGGCAAGCGGCGTTGGGTGAACCGGCGAGCGGAGCCGTGCAGGCTGGGGACGAGGGACAGCCGAAAGGGTGGCAGGGTCCGACGGTCGGCGCGCTCCTGCAGCACACGGCTGCGGGTGCCGGCGGACCCGTCGCGTTGGACGAAGCTGGGCGGGCTGCCGCGCACCGGATAGCGCACCGAGTCGAGCCGGTGGGAGGGTCCGAAGGAGTCGGGGTTACCCCTGAGCGAGGAAGTGAGGCGGTGCAGCGAGTGCCCGCGGGGGTACGCGTCTGGGTCGAGGAGCAGGCGTCGGATGGTCGAGGCCAGGCGCTGACGGTGGCGACTGAGCGGCGCGTCCGGCACGACGACCGGCCGGCGCTCGCGGGAGCCCTCCCGGTGAGCGACACTCCGGGCAGTCGACTGGGTGAGGCTGGGCCGGTTCCGGCTGCTGGCGAGGAAGCAGCCGCGGGCGCGATCGGACAGGTGCAGGAGCGCGTGGCGCAGGCGATCGCGCACGGCACGCGGCAGCTCCGCGTGCGGCTGGAGCCGCCCGACCTGGGAGTGGTCGACGTACGCATCCGCGAGATTGCGGGGCGACTGGAGGTGACGCTGGCGGCCAACCAGCCGGAGGTACGGCAGGCGCTGGAAGCCGGACGGGAGAGCCTGCGTGCCTCGCTCGCGGCGGGAGGGTTCGCGGTGCAACGGGTGGAGGTGCAGCCGCTGACGATGGCGAGTGGGCAGAACGGGATCAGCGGCAGTCAATCCGGAATGGGTTGGCCGGGCGGGCAACAGGGAGCCTCGAGCGATCCTGGTTGGGCACGCCCCGAGCGGACGGCCCTGGACCAGCTGCCGGTGGTAGGGGACTCCCGAGGGCGAGTGCGCCAGGAGTCGAGCGGACTCGTGGACACGTGGGCTTGA
- a CDS encoding class F sortase codes for MRSAGLLLLLAAAAWILGAGIGLLAGTSLRDDPRPTPTVRPRVVAVTPTATPTTQANPVTDGSAVSPPSEPILITRIRIPAIGVDAPVVVKGLGSERRMEAPDHPDEVAWYDFTALPGQGSNVVLAGHVDFAGVGPAVFWDLWRVRVGDLVELGLADGRVSRYRVTGLETVEERQAPVERIVGPTSQERLTLITCAGNYNPATGRYDQRLIVTATPLANP; via the coding sequence ATGCGCTCGGCGGGGCTGCTCCTGCTTCTCGCTGCGGCGGCGTGGATCCTCGGTGCCGGGATCGGCCTCCTGGCTGGAACGTCGTTGCGCGACGATCCCCGGCCGACCCCGACAGTGCGCCCGCGTGTCGTTGCGGTGACGCCGACCGCAACGCCCACGACGCAGGCGAATCCTGTCACGGACGGTTCGGCAGTTTCTCCCCCGAGCGAGCCGATCCTGATCACACGTATCCGGATCCCGGCGATCGGGGTCGATGCACCGGTCGTCGTGAAAGGGTTGGGCAGCGAGCGTCGGATGGAAGCTCCGGATCATCCGGACGAAGTCGCCTGGTACGACTTCACGGCGCTACCCGGGCAAGGCAGCAACGTCGTGCTGGCTGGGCACGTCGATTTTGCTGGCGTAGGCCCGGCGGTATTCTGGGATCTCTGGCGTGTCCGCGTCGGTGATCTGGTCGAGTTGGGATTGGCGGATGGTCGGGTGAGCCGGTACCGCGTGACGGGGCTGGAAACGGTCGAGGAAAGGCAAGCACCGGTCGAACGAATCGTCGGACCGACCAGTCAGGAACGGCTGACGCTGATCACCTGCGCGGGGAACTACAACCCGGCAACTGGGCGGTACGACCAGCGCTTGATCGTCACTGCGACTCCTCTCGCCAACCCATGA
- a CDS encoding flagellar hook capping FlgD N-terminal domain-containing protein, which yields MSVGSVSDSNGPVTTNPLSSGGGVGPGGQLDKQAFLMLLVAQLKNQDPMNPMQDREFIAQLAQLNTLEQLQQLNETVAAMAQHAALGQVAGYLGRVVSGLDRTSGDLVTGTVVRATILDGAAVLELSGGQRIDVRDVVSIGLAGAGSGSGE from the coding sequence ATGAGCGTCGGAAGTGTGAGCGACTCGAACGGTCCGGTGACGACGAACCCATTATCGTCCGGCGGCGGTGTGGGCCCCGGTGGCCAACTGGACAAGCAGGCGTTCCTCATGCTCCTGGTCGCCCAGCTCAAGAACCAGGACCCGATGAATCCGATGCAGGACCGGGAGTTCATCGCGCAGCTCGCCCAGCTGAACACGCTGGAGCAGCTGCAGCAGTTGAACGAGACGGTGGCGGCGATGGCGCAGCATGCGGCGCTGGGACAGGTGGCTGGGTATCTGGGTCGGGTGGTGAGTGGTCTGGACCGGACGAGTGGCGACCTGGTAACTGGCACAGTGGTGCGCGCGACCATCCTGGACGGTGCCGCAGTGCTCGAGCTCTCCGGTGGGCAGCGGATCGACGTGCGCGACGTGGTGAGCATCGGATTAGCGGGAGCTGGTTCGGGCAGCGGGGAATGA
- a CDS encoding branched-chain amino acid ABC transporter permease — MSLATLRRALFIGLLGGIAVWHLSLVGLIPAFAQRRLIGETLTFSYALLVALFALAAHATGRRYPGALQRVAWGTLSALTAGLLVLALAFVVTQVNLRQIFLNATPDLARVLTFGAGVSPAGILRTLLIAAVAGIVSGVVGAAPAPWGRVSVSAALATLLLGLLRDVLGPILPSGLVSFLYGPAGLSVPGAVVIFVLFFLLFALRWSLSGRAGAERLVVFVPSPARGPLARLVVILLLASVPLWAGLFLSNVADFVGFYILMGLGLNLVLGFAGLLDLGYVAFFAVGAYTMAVLTSPEIGQRFTLDFWVALPIAIVLTVCAGLLVGLPVLRMRGDYLAIATLGFGEIVRLLVLSDWLKPYLGGAQGVTRIARPQIGPLRIDSPQEFYVLVLLSCLLAWFLSIRLRDSRLGRAWFAIREDEFVAQAMGINRVTAKLSAFAIGASFGGLSGALFASLVGSVVPASFSLLVSINVVALLVLGGMGSLPGVVVGALALVGIPELLREFQEYRLLVYGIVLIAMMLFRPAGLLPERIHRRELEEAVEEVREVAPAEIAPGRS; from the coding sequence ATGAGCCTGGCAACACTCCGGCGTGCCCTCTTCATCGGTCTCCTCGGCGGTATCGCCGTCTGGCACCTCAGTCTCGTCGGCTTGATCCCCGCTTTTGCTCAGCGGCGGCTCATCGGGGAAACCCTCACCTTCAGCTACGCGTTGCTTGTCGCCCTCTTCGCACTGGCAGCACATGCCACGGGACGGCGCTACCCCGGAGCCCTCCAGCGCGTCGCGTGGGGAACGCTCTCCGCACTCACCGCTGGTCTGCTCGTCCTGGCCCTGGCGTTCGTTGTCACGCAAGTCAACCTGCGCCAGATCTTCCTGAACGCGACCCCCGACCTCGCCCGCGTTCTGACCTTCGGCGCTGGCGTCTCACCTGCCGGCATTCTCCGGACGCTCCTGATCGCTGCTGTCGCCGGCATCGTCTCGGGCGTCGTCGGTGCTGCTCCTGCACCCTGGGGACGCGTCAGCGTGTCTGCGGCACTGGCGACACTCCTGCTCGGTCTGCTCCGTGACGTGCTCGGCCCCATCCTCCCGAGCGGACTCGTCAGCTTCCTCTACGGACCAGCCGGACTCAGCGTGCCTGGTGCTGTCGTCATCTTCGTCCTCTTCTTCCTTCTCTTCGCTCTTCGATGGTCACTCTCCGGCCGGGCAGGGGCCGAGCGTCTCGTCGTCTTCGTTCCCTCACCGGCCCGGGGTCCGTTGGCGCGCCTGGTGGTGATCCTCCTCCTGGCCAGCGTGCCACTTTGGGCCGGACTGTTCCTCAGCAACGTGGCTGATTTCGTCGGCTTCTACATCCTGATGGGACTCGGGCTCAACCTTGTGCTCGGCTTTGCTGGTCTCCTCGATCTCGGCTACGTGGCCTTCTTCGCGGTCGGCGCGTATACCATGGCCGTACTCACCTCCCCCGAGATCGGGCAGCGCTTCACGCTCGATTTCTGGGTCGCTCTTCCGATCGCGATCGTTCTCACGGTCTGTGCTGGCCTCTTGGTCGGTCTACCGGTCCTGCGGATGCGCGGTGATTACCTGGCGATCGCCACGCTCGGATTCGGCGAGATCGTCCGCCTGCTCGTCCTTTCCGATTGGCTCAAGCCCTATCTAGGTGGTGCGCAGGGAGTCACCCGCATCGCGCGGCCACAAATCGGTCCTCTCCGCATCGACAGCCCCCAGGAGTTCTACGTCCTCGTCCTTCTCTCTTGTCTCCTCGCCTGGTTCCTCTCCATTCGCCTGCGCGACTCGCGCCTCGGCCGCGCCTGGTTCGCGATCCGCGAAGACGAGTTCGTCGCTCAAGCGATGGGGATCAATCGCGTCACCGCCAAACTCTCGGCATTCGCGATCGGTGCCTCTTTCGGTGGACTGAGCGGCGCGCTCTTCGCGTCGCTCGTTGGTTCGGTCGTTCCCGCCAGCTTCTCGCTCCTCGTCAGCATCAACGTCGTCGCGCTCCTGGTGCTCGGCGGCATGGGGAGTCTACCCGGGGTCGTCGTCGGGGCGCTCGCGCTCGTCGGTATTCCAGAACTCCTGCGCGAGTTCCAGGAGTACCGCTTGCTCGTCTATGGCATCGTCCTGATCGCCATGATGCTCTTCCGACCAGCCGGACTGCTCCCCGAGCGCATCCACCGACGCGAACTCGAGGAGGCCGTCGAGGAAGTTCGCGAGGTCGCCCCAGCCGAGATCGCTCCGGGTCGCAGCTGA
- a CDS encoding choice-of-anchor Q domain-containing protein, whose product MRWTGGVVALLVGSLALAAAGGALVFVPATGAAEVTITVAGTSDGTGSCSGSGTTRTCPTLRAAVILANALNDPVTIQLQDGRYELSIPPATDDTAESGDLDVTKRGGALRIVGRNATTIAGAWPDENQADRLFDVGAGATMILEKLTLSGGRAVHDDARDHKGGAIWVGGALQLADVTFQENVAAGDGGAVYVAPSGTLSVLLDRRVAFARNRAGDPMNDDEEANGGALAVAGAAVLDGVAVLHGNEASGAGGAVWVSGGRLVLGSRVTLGGGAASDANRARDGGALAVDGGQVELQGTLVRGNRAGNGTPADESGRGGGIWVARGQVTLRQVKVLANRAVRGGGIASDEGILTLLDSEVRENQAELSGGGIALLGKGTAQIVGGTIGTNTAVEGDGGGVLNAGTLALSRTVVEGNRAEAGAGGGISSSGTLDLSSPETVIVRDNRARLGGGLASTGTSRLRSLVVQSNVATQDGGGIWNQGDMVLDAATIEANRSEAAGGGIYHAGSKTLTLQGNTIVRGNQATLDGGGIAALGKASLNGATVVGNVAGGSGGGLAARGQVDLQRVQVIDNQATNDGGGLVVEGTAKVTMADTAIRRSSAGQLGGGVAVRSGGQLTITASSVTENQSAAYGGGIAVLGAVGLANVTVSTNVSQQRGGGLWVGPQGTASLQFVTLAANAAAAGGALYNDGGGVTLRGTLLAASPGGGNCGGLAPSSQGGNLEDRDSCGLQGTGDLVDGDPSLQPLQVDSSGGTLYHALGLGSAAIDAAGTQGCPSEDQVHTKRPQGSACDIGAWELPVLEATPLPTASPTGTPVGTPGAGLRPTTTPTARPVLGPATPITGPGPTPTPTIGLPATGSASASPVARTVGVGLLALGVAGMMAGGVGMMRGRRSNGARER is encoded by the coding sequence GTGCGCTGGACAGGTGGGGTGGTCGCGCTGCTGGTGGGTTCGCTGGCGCTGGCGGCAGCTGGTGGCGCATTGGTCTTCGTGCCGGCGACCGGTGCGGCCGAGGTGACGATCACCGTTGCCGGAACGAGCGACGGGACGGGCAGCTGCAGCGGCAGCGGGACGACGCGCACCTGCCCGACGTTGCGGGCTGCAGTCATCCTGGCGAATGCCCTGAACGACCCGGTCACCATCCAGCTCCAGGACGGACGCTATGAACTGTCCATCCCGCCTGCGACGGATGACACGGCCGAGAGTGGAGATCTCGACGTGACCAAGCGTGGCGGTGCTCTGCGCATCGTCGGGCGGAACGCGACAACCATCGCTGGAGCCTGGCCAGATGAGAACCAGGCCGACCGGTTGTTCGACGTCGGCGCGGGCGCGACTATGATCCTGGAGAAGCTCACACTCAGCGGAGGACGGGCGGTCCACGACGATGCCCGCGACCACAAGGGGGGCGCGATCTGGGTGGGTGGGGCGCTCCAGCTGGCTGACGTCACGTTTCAGGAAAACGTGGCTGCCGGCGACGGCGGAGCTGTGTACGTCGCGCCGTCCGGAACCTTGTCCGTGCTGCTCGACAGGAGGGTCGCGTTCGCGCGCAATCGCGCCGGTGATCCGATGAATGACGACGAAGAAGCCAACGGCGGTGCGCTGGCGGTCGCGGGTGCAGCGGTGCTGGACGGGGTAGCCGTGCTGCACGGCAACGAGGCGAGCGGTGCGGGCGGCGCCGTGTGGGTCTCCGGTGGACGCCTGGTGCTGGGGAGCCGCGTCACGCTGGGGGGCGGCGCGGCGAGCGATGCCAACCGCGCCCGCGACGGCGGTGCGCTGGCGGTCGACGGCGGCCAGGTCGAACTCCAGGGGACGCTGGTCCGCGGCAATCGGGCAGGAAACGGGACGCCAGCCGACGAGAGCGGTCGGGGAGGCGGGATCTGGGTCGCGCGTGGGCAGGTGACGCTGCGTCAGGTGAAGGTCCTAGCCAACCGGGCAGTGCGCGGCGGGGGAATCGCGTCCGACGAGGGGATCTTGACGCTGTTGGACAGCGAAGTGCGTGAGAATCAGGCCGAGCTCAGCGGGGGAGGCATCGCTCTCCTCGGGAAGGGGACGGCACAGATCGTCGGTGGAACGATCGGTACCAATACGGCTGTGGAGGGGGATGGAGGCGGGGTCCTCAACGCGGGAACGCTGGCGCTCTCGCGCACGGTGGTCGAAGGCAACCGAGCCGAGGCTGGCGCAGGTGGCGGGATCTCGAGCAGCGGGACGCTCGATCTGAGTTCACCCGAAACGGTGATCGTGCGCGACAACCGTGCCCGGCTGGGAGGCGGTCTGGCGAGCACCGGAACCAGCCGCTTGCGCAGTCTGGTGGTGCAGAGCAACGTGGCAACCCAGGACGGCGGAGGGATCTGGAACCAGGGAGACATGGTTCTCGATGCCGCGACGATCGAGGCAAACCGGTCCGAAGCAGCTGGTGGTGGTATCTACCATGCCGGCAGCAAGACGCTGACGCTGCAGGGGAACACGATCGTGCGCGGTAACCAGGCGACGCTCGACGGCGGTGGAATCGCCGCACTGGGCAAGGCGAGCCTGAACGGCGCAACGGTGGTCGGGAACGTGGCTGGTGGGTCGGGTGGGGGACTGGCGGCGCGAGGCCAGGTCGATCTCCAGCGCGTGCAGGTGATCGACAACCAGGCCACGAACGACGGTGGCGGGCTCGTGGTGGAAGGAACCGCCAAGGTGACGATGGCGGACACCGCGATTCGGCGCAGCAGCGCGGGACAGCTGGGCGGCGGAGTCGCCGTGCGGTCCGGTGGGCAGCTCACCATCACTGCGAGCTCGGTCACCGAGAACCAGAGTGCCGCCTATGGCGGTGGAATAGCCGTGCTGGGGGCGGTGGGGCTGGCCAACGTGACGGTGAGCACCAACGTGAGCCAGCAGCGGGGCGGGGGCCTCTGGGTGGGACCGCAGGGGACGGCGAGTCTGCAATTCGTGACCCTGGCCGCGAACGCGGCCGCCGCGGGCGGCGCGCTCTACAACGATGGAGGTGGGGTCACGCTGCGCGGGACGCTGCTCGCGGCCAGCCCGGGCGGCGGCAATTGCGGTGGACTGGCACCGAGTTCCCAGGGTGGCAACCTGGAGGATCGCGATAGCTGTGGTCTGCAGGGTACCGGAGACCTGGTCGATGGGGATCCCAGTTTGCAGCCTCTCCAAGTGGACTCGTCGGGCGGCACGCTCTACCATGCGCTCGGCCTAGGTTCGGCTGCCATCGATGCAGCTGGGACGCAGGGATGCCCGAGCGAGGACCAGGTGCATACCAAGCGGCCGCAAGGTTCGGCCTGCGATATCGGAGCCTGGGAGTTGCCGGTTCTGGAGGCGACGCCGCTCCCGACAGCCAGCCCGACCGGTACGCCAGTTGGTACGCCCGGCGCAGGACTACGGCCGACGACCACACCGACTGCACGACCGGTGCTCGGTCCGGCGACGCCGATCACCGGTCCTGGCCCGACGCCGACTCCGACGATCGGGCTGCCGGCGACCGGGTCGGCCAGCGCGAGCCCGGTGGCCCGAACGGTGGGAGTGGGCTTGCTCGCCCTGGGGGTCGCCGGGATGATGGCCGGTGGTGTGGGGATGATGCGAGGGCGGCGAAGCAATGGTGCGCGCGAGAGGTAG
- a CDS encoding ABC transporter ATP-binding protein — protein sequence MALLETRHLTKRFGGLVALRDVDLAVTERSIHSVIGPNGAGKTTLFNCITGFLRPDAGDILFAGSSIARLRPDLVAQLGIARTYQNIRLFKHLSVLDNVLIGLHPHVRYSLIDAVVRTPRYWQAERAAEREARDLLAYVGLAGKEFLTAANLPYGDQRRLEIARALALRPQLLLLDEPTAGMNPQETDEMIQLIRRLRDERGLTILLIEHDMKVVMNISDLVTVLDFGEKIAEGPPDAVRRDPRVIEAYLGRGAASGLGTSMPMQDGEAQPHATA from the coding sequence GTGGCCCTGTTGGAAACGCGTCACCTCACCAAGCGCTTCGGCGGTCTCGTCGCGCTCCGTGACGTCGACCTGGCGGTCACGGAGCGCTCGATCCACAGCGTCATCGGCCCGAACGGCGCCGGTAAGACCACCCTCTTCAACTGCATCACCGGTTTCCTCCGGCCTGACGCCGGTGACATCCTCTTCGCTGGATCTTCGATCGCTAGGCTGCGTCCCGACCTGGTGGCCCAACTTGGGATCGCTCGCACCTATCAGAATATCCGGCTCTTCAAGCATCTTTCCGTTCTGGACAATGTGCTCATCGGCCTGCATCCACATGTCCGCTACTCGTTGATCGATGCCGTCGTTCGCACCCCGCGCTACTGGCAGGCCGAGCGAGCGGCTGAGCGCGAGGCTCGCGACCTCTTGGCCTATGTCGGCCTCGCTGGCAAGGAGTTCCTCACCGCGGCCAACCTGCCGTATGGCGACCAACGACGACTCGAGATCGCGCGGGCTCTCGCGCTCCGACCGCAGCTCCTGCTCCTCGACGAGCCCACCGCCGGCATGAACCCACAAGAGACCGACGAAATGATTCAGCTCATCCGCCGGCTGCGCGACGAGCGCGGCTTGACCATTCTCTTGATCGAGCATGACATGAAGGTCGTCATGAACATCAGCGACCTGGTGACGGTGCTCGACTTCGGGGAAAAGATCGCGGAAGGGCCACCCGACGCTGTGCGGCGTGACCCGCGCGTCATCGAGGCCTACCTCGGCCGCGGTGCTGCCAGCGGACTCGGAACGAGCATGCCGATGCAGGACGGAGAGGCACAGCCCCATGCCACTGCTTGA
- a CDS encoding flagellar hook protein FlgE, whose amino-acid sequence MMRSMFSAISGLRAHQTWMDVIGNNIANVNTTGFKVGRVRFTDILSQLVRGASGPTETRGGINPLQIGLGAVVGAVDTIHTQGALQLTGKPSDLAIQGDGFFVVSDGSQTLYTRDGAFDIGSDLRLVNPSNGFYVLGWQADANGNVDTAGPVGPITIPIGQQLDAVPTTQITVQGNLNANQDPAATPHFVTKVSITDSLGKRHEFYILFDKVGTNTWNYTLQEDDPRTTSTTEDDPDFALGGTPSGTLVFDADGNLDLAASNISAVDLDSTAGGASSITVTPDFSRLTQLAAPYSANAAANGAPAGSLTTFTVSQSGQVLGIYSNGVTKVVGQIALALFTNPGGLMKVGGNAYLPTVNSGEPIVGPADSGGRGKIASGYLEMSNVDLAQEFTSMIMAQRGFQANSRVITTSDEVLQELVNLRR is encoded by the coding sequence ATGATGCGATCGATGTTCTCGGCGATCTCCGGATTGCGGGCGCACCAGACCTGGATGGACGTGATCGGCAACAACATCGCCAACGTCAACACCACCGGTTTCAAGGTCGGTCGGGTGCGCTTCACCGACATCCTGAGCCAGCTGGTGCGCGGTGCGAGCGGCCCGACCGAGACGCGAGGCGGGATCAATCCGCTGCAGATCGGTTTGGGAGCGGTGGTCGGCGCGGTGGACACGATCCACACCCAGGGGGCGCTGCAGCTGACCGGCAAGCCGAGCGATCTGGCGATCCAGGGTGACGGGTTCTTCGTGGTGAGCGATGGCTCGCAGACGCTCTACACGCGGGACGGCGCCTTCGATATCGGCTCGGACTTGCGGCTGGTCAACCCCTCGAACGGCTTCTACGTGCTCGGCTGGCAGGCGGATGCCAACGGCAACGTGGACACGGCCGGGCCGGTGGGGCCGATCACCATCCCGATCGGCCAGCAGCTGGATGCGGTTCCGACGACGCAGATCACCGTGCAGGGGAATCTGAATGCGAACCAGGACCCGGCGGCGACACCGCACTTCGTGACCAAAGTGAGTATCACCGATTCGCTGGGTAAGCGACACGAGTTCTACATCCTCTTCGACAAGGTAGGGACGAATACCTGGAACTACACGTTGCAGGAGGATGACCCGCGGACGACGAGCACGACCGAAGACGACCCGGATTTCGCGCTCGGTGGGACGCCATCCGGGACGCTCGTCTTCGATGCGGACGGAAATCTCGATCTCGCCGCCTCGAACATCAGCGCGGTCGATCTCGACTCGACGGCCGGTGGTGCGAGTTCGATTACGGTCACGCCGGACTTCTCGCGACTGACGCAGCTGGCGGCCCCGTACTCGGCGAACGCCGCGGCCAACGGCGCGCCAGCTGGCTCGCTGACCACCTTCACGGTGAGCCAGTCCGGTCAGGTGTTGGGGATCTATTCCAATGGGGTTACCAAGGTGGTCGGCCAGATCGCGCTGGCCCTCTTCACCAACCCGGGTGGGCTGATGAAGGTGGGTGGGAACGCCTATCTGCCGACGGTCAACTCAGGTGAGCCGATCGTCGGACCGGCCGATTCCGGTGGGCGCGGCAAGATCGCCAGCGGCTACCTCGAGATGTCCAACGTCGACCTGGCGCAGGAGTTCACCAGCATGATCATGGCCCAGCGGGGTTTCCAGGCCAATTCGCGCGTGATCACCACGAGCGACGAGGTGCTCCAGGAGTTGGTGAACCTGCGGCGCTGA